In a single window of the Daphnia carinata strain CSIRO-1 chromosome 4, CSIRO_AGI_Dcar_HiC_V3, whole genome shotgun sequence genome:
- the LOC130692739 gene encoding protein DEK-like isoform X2, translating to MSENEVVDEKSVSDEENDVIESKSKGQKRKRPFPKATPSKKKSKTEETPPSDKEDESESEDAPVGLLDRSPEVTGTRVRKQVERLNINSSASTESPDRRKNELMPGKGIKLGTSPKILAQLQSVKQSDMVLLHRLLFKRPGTAHEIKKNIREFSGYPFNKEDKEFESRKHMLEKNTLTDLKFICQILCLEKSGTKEGVIERILEFCLCPNPSSKPVAKKNKKATKESKKKTSAKQDGDKSAKSSPKKNITSSETVEDDSSTSDEEGDEENHSSEKEESPKPTPVKKANKNVSTPKPTKEVTTPKATKKAVASKENKEVSATNSKKKPPKKSPKKSEIKIKLPLTNKGKKKSAPIENSDSEEDKKLIDQEVDKTIEDEKSIDKPVDKEKENKKSMKEPSTSPKKSVADNDEKLVNDSPSTVKSPATAKSIEPTNDELANTIKQILKGANLEDMTMKNLCRQVYDKFPECELEKTKKDFIRSTAREILGGES from the exons ATGTCGGAGAACGAAGTTGTCGATGAAAAG AGTGTCTCGGACGAAGAGAATGATGTAATTGAAAGTAAAAGTAAaggacagaaaagaaaaaggccttTTCCAAAGGCAAcaccttcaaaaaaaaaatcaaagactGAAGAAACACCTCCTTCAGACAAAGAAGATGAAAGTGAATCAGAAGATG CTCCTGTTGGTCTTTTGGATCGTTCACCAGAAGTTACAGGAACTCGTGTTCGTAAACAGGTGGAGAGGCTTAATATTAACAGTTCTGCTTCAACAGAGAGTCCTGATCGCCGTAAAAATGAACTTATGCCAGGTAAAGGAATAAAGCTTGGAACATCACCCAAAATCTTGGCTCAGCTTCAG AGTGTTAAACAATCAGATATGGTTCTCCTTCACCGTCTCTTATTCAAGAGACCAGGAACAGCTCATGAgattaagaaaaatattagAGAATTTTCTGGATATCCATTTAATAAAGAGGATAAGGAATTTGAAAGCAGAAAACACATGTTGGAAAA GAACACCTTAACTGACTTAAAATTCATCTGCCAAATATTGTGCCTTGAAAAAAGTGGAACAAAAGAGGGTGTAATTGAAAGAATACTGGAATTTTGTTTGTGCCCAAATCCCAGCAGTAAACCTgttgctaaaaaaaacaaaaaggcaacgaaagaaagtaaaaagaaaactagtgCTAAGCAGGATGGCGACAAATCGGCAAAGAGCagtccaaagaaaaatattacatCATCTGAAACCGTTGAAGACGATTCAAGCACCTCCGACGAAGAAGGGGATGAGGAAAATCATTCATCTGAAAAGGAAGAATCGCCGAAGCCAACACCGGtaaaaaaagccaacaaaaatgtttcaacaCCAAAACCAACTAAAGAGGTCACAACACCGAAAGCAACCAAAAAAGCCGTAGCTAgcaaggaaaacaaagaagtttCAGCTACGAACTCGAAAAAGAAACCACCGAAGAAATCACCGAAAAAGTCtgagattaaaattaaattaccgCTCACGaataaggggaaaaagaaatcggcaCCTATCGAAAATTCCGATTcagaagaagataaaaaattgattgatCAAGAAGTGGACAAGACTATCGAAGATGAAAAGTCCATTGATAAACCAGTAgacaaggaaaaggaaaataaaaagtctaTGAAAGAACCATCAACTTCGCCCAAGAAATCAGTGGCTGATAATGATGAAAAGTTAGTCAACGATTCGCCTAGCACAGTAAAAAGTCCAGCGACAGCAAAGTCAATAGAGCCGACg AATGATGAGCTGGCCAATACTatcaaacaaattttgaaaggCGCAAACCTTGAAGATATGACCATGAAAAACTTGTGTCGCCAGGTGTACGATAAGTTCCCTGAATGCGAAttagagaaaacaaagaaagattttATTCGATCAACCGCCCGCGAG ATTCTTGGTGGAGAATCGTGA
- the LOC130692739 gene encoding protein DEK-like isoform X1 encodes MSENEVVDEKSVSDEENDVIESKSKGQKRKRPFPKATPSKKKSKTEETPPSDKEDESESEDDEKAPVGLLDRSPEVTGTRVRKQVERLNINSSASTESPDRRKNELMPGKGIKLGTSPKILAQLQSVKQSDMVLLHRLLFKRPGTAHEIKKNIREFSGYPFNKEDKEFESRKHMLEKNTLTDLKFICQILCLEKSGTKEGVIERILEFCLCPNPSSKPVAKKNKKATKESKKKTSAKQDGDKSAKSSPKKNITSSETVEDDSSTSDEEGDEENHSSEKEESPKPTPVKKANKNVSTPKPTKEVTTPKATKKAVASKENKEVSATNSKKKPPKKSPKKSEIKIKLPLTNKGKKKSAPIENSDSEEDKKLIDQEVDKTIEDEKSIDKPVDKEKENKKSMKEPSTSPKKSVADNDEKLVNDSPSTVKSPATAKSIEPTNDELANTIKQILKGANLEDMTMKNLCRQVYDKFPECELEKTKKDFIRSTAREILGGES; translated from the exons ATGTCGGAGAACGAAGTTGTCGATGAAAAG AGTGTCTCGGACGAAGAGAATGATGTAATTGAAAGTAAAAGTAAaggacagaaaagaaaaaggccttTTCCAAAGGCAAcaccttcaaaaaaaaaatcaaagactGAAGAAACACCTCCTTCAGACAAAGAAGATGAAAGTGAATCAGAAGATG ATGAGAAAGCTCCTGTTGGTCTTTTGGATCGTTCACCAGAAGTTACAGGAACTCGTGTTCGTAAACAGGTGGAGAGGCTTAATATTAACAGTTCTGCTTCAACAGAGAGTCCTGATCGCCGTAAAAATGAACTTATGCCAGGTAAAGGAATAAAGCTTGGAACATCACCCAAAATCTTGGCTCAGCTTCAG AGTGTTAAACAATCAGATATGGTTCTCCTTCACCGTCTCTTATTCAAGAGACCAGGAACAGCTCATGAgattaagaaaaatattagAGAATTTTCTGGATATCCATTTAATAAAGAGGATAAGGAATTTGAAAGCAGAAAACACATGTTGGAAAA GAACACCTTAACTGACTTAAAATTCATCTGCCAAATATTGTGCCTTGAAAAAAGTGGAACAAAAGAGGGTGTAATTGAAAGAATACTGGAATTTTGTTTGTGCCCAAATCCCAGCAGTAAACCTgttgctaaaaaaaacaaaaaggcaacgaaagaaagtaaaaagaaaactagtgCTAAGCAGGATGGCGACAAATCGGCAAAGAGCagtccaaagaaaaatattacatCATCTGAAACCGTTGAAGACGATTCAAGCACCTCCGACGAAGAAGGGGATGAGGAAAATCATTCATCTGAAAAGGAAGAATCGCCGAAGCCAACACCGGtaaaaaaagccaacaaaaatgtttcaacaCCAAAACCAACTAAAGAGGTCACAACACCGAAAGCAACCAAAAAAGCCGTAGCTAgcaaggaaaacaaagaagtttCAGCTACGAACTCGAAAAAGAAACCACCGAAGAAATCACCGAAAAAGTCtgagattaaaattaaattaccgCTCACGaataaggggaaaaagaaatcggcaCCTATCGAAAATTCCGATTcagaagaagataaaaaattgattgatCAAGAAGTGGACAAGACTATCGAAGATGAAAAGTCCATTGATAAACCAGTAgacaaggaaaaggaaaataaaaagtctaTGAAAGAACCATCAACTTCGCCCAAGAAATCAGTGGCTGATAATGATGAAAAGTTAGTCAACGATTCGCCTAGCACAGTAAAAAGTCCAGCGACAGCAAAGTCAATAGAGCCGACg AATGATGAGCTGGCCAATACTatcaaacaaattttgaaaggCGCAAACCTTGAAGATATGACCATGAAAAACTTGTGTCGCCAGGTGTACGATAAGTTCCCTGAATGCGAAttagagaaaacaaagaaagattttATTCGATCAACCGCCCGCGAG ATTCTTGGTGGAGAATCGTGA